In Magnetococcales bacterium, the genomic window GAAAAAGAAGACGACGATCACAGAGATGGTAATGGTTCTGGTGGTTCCGACAGCACAGGGAAATCACGCTTTAAAAAGCAGAAGCGCAAAGCGGGAAAACAGGTCGGCGCTCCTGGCTATGGACGGCAGCAGAAGATTCCGGCTCAGCGGGAGGAGATTCATAAAGCGGACAAGTGCGTAGCCTGTGACGCCGTCATTCCTCTGGATATTCCATTTGCGGCCCAGATCGGGTTTTTTGTTTTGGAGTTGATCAGTGGAACTTTGGAGCATCCTGGTTTGAGACTGGAATGCACCAAGCACCTTTTTGGTGATTCCATTTGTGGATGTGGACATGTCACCCGTACTGGTCCTGGAATTGGGGAGCGACACGTAGTGGAGGGTCGAAAAGATGCCACCTGTCTGAGTGAATGGCGACTGATTGGCCCCATGCTGGCGGCATTCATCGTGGCCCTTAACCTGCGCATGAGACTGTCGCGGCCCCGGATCCGGGAATTTTTGATGGATTGGTTCAGCCTGGAACTGAGCGCCGGGACCATCGACAAGTGTATCCGCAAAGCCGGTTTGGCGGTGAATCCGATTTATCAAGATGAACTGATTGACGAGGCTCGCCAATCTGGCTTGATCAACGTGGACGAGACCCCATGGAAGGAAAAGGGGGTTGCCCGATGGTTGTGGGTATTCGTGACAGCCAACACGGTCTTGTTTTTTGTGGGTCGTCGCACCCAGCAGGTTGTCTTGGACATTCTGACCGAGGCCTATGCGGGCTGGCTGATGAGTGACGGACTCATGAACTATCGGATCTTTTCGAGACGGCTCCGCTGCTTGGCCCACTTGATCCGAAAGGCGCGAGGGTTGGCTGAGAGTCTTGATGCAGAGACCAAGCTGTTCGGCGACAGGACATTGGAAGTCCTGGAGTTCGTCGTTGGTCAAGTCCGAGACGGACCTGATCGGACCATCTTTCAGCCGATACTGTCAGATTTCAAATGGCTCTGCGAATGGCATAGGGCGGAAACGCCAGAGGGAAAGCTGCGCAGCCTTGCCGTTGAGTTTCTCAACGACTGGGATGTGATTTGGATGACTCTGGAACATCCAGATTTGCCGTTGACCAACAACGAGGCGGAACGCGCCCTGCGCCACTGGGTCATTGCCCGCTTGATCAGCCATGGGACTCGCACTGCTGAAGGGAGTCGGGTCTTTACCGTATTGGCCAGTGTGATCGAAACCTGCCGGAGGCGGAAAGTATCTCCTTGGACCTATCTGGCGACGGTTATTGCAGAACGTAAAAAGGGCAACCCCTCACCAGCTTTGCCCGTTCCGATGGTGGTTTAAGGTGGGGTCTCTGAACGGTTACGTAGACTCGGCCTGTTGGTTGATATGCGCCAGATGCGTTGGCAAGGGTTCACCATCATCAACTTCTGCGCAAGAGTCGGGCGGCTAAAAAAATGACGATGAATATTCTTGTTAATTTGGTATTTATTGCTGCAATATGTTTCACTTCTGTTGCTGTTGGCGCCTTTATACTATTGCGCACATTTCAAATTTCATCCAACTCAGCATTTTTGTTGGGAGGCGGTTATTTTGTCGGCATGAGTGTTTTTATGTCTGCGCTGCGCATCATAACATCCTTCACCCACAATCTTAAATCAGGGGCAATTTTCTCACTCTGCCTTCTGTTTGTATTAACACTACCAAACTTCAAACATGTAAAATACCTGTTCATGCGTGCTGTTGATTTTAAACTCCGTGCAATTCTTGCAACCATATGTTTCTTGATTTTCTTGTATGTTTTTTTGATAGGTCTTTGGTTCGACCAGACTGGCTTCCACTGGAGCGGATCCCTGCATGCAGACCGATATGCTGCCATATCCGATCTGTTTGCTTTACTCAACGACATCCCTGTCATCAACCAAAACTCGGGACAAGCCATTCTTTCTGCGATCCCCTCCGTATTCGGATATGCACTCCCCAATTTTTCCCTGAACATGTACTTGTTCGTCTCCGTGGTTGCCATAGCTGTTTTATTTTTCGGTTTATTGAGGGTTTATGGCGCCTCGCGTAAACTGGCCGTCATGGGCTCATCGATTGTCATGCTCGGCAATTGCACTCTCTCTTTGAGCCATGTTTTGATACTTGATTCGGGAAGTCCCTGGCTTTTTGTCGGTTATTTTGATTCCTTGGAAGCCATAGCGACTGCCCTCATTTTCATTGTCGCCGCATCAGACCCTCGTTCGGCTCTGAATGGTCGGCCGTTGCGATGGAATACAGACGTATGGCCCCTTCTACTGCCGTTTTGTTTTGGCATCTCCTCCCATCAGGTTGGCCCGCAAAATCTCTTGATTCTACTGCCTATTCTTGGCCTGTGGTTCATTTTGTCGTTCTGGAAGAGGTTTCCTCTGCGTCTCTCTTTGGGACGTGTCGTTCTCCCATTGATCGTTGGTAGCTCTATCGGATTTTTTCATGGAGGCATGACAACACCAAGAACATTTCACACCGACCTGTCGAAATATAAAAACGAAGGAACACAAAAATTAATGAGCATGAAAAGTCACAGCAGTTCGATCTTATTGTATCCAGTCATGCCTTACCGATTTTTTGATGGCGCAGGCTGGAGGGCGGGCAAGGCAAAATACCTCTTGAATAAGTTTGATGTAGATTATTTTATCAAAACATCCAAAAACCCTCGTTCTGCACAAGTAATTCTATGGAGCCTTGAAGAGGAGATTTGGACCGCAGCACGCATCATGTTTTTTCCTCTCCTGGGAATCACTTTGTTTTGGGTGCATCTCAGAAGGAGATACTTTGATCAATCTGCCAAAAAATTAAATAGCCCTGAAACTTTCACTGACAGAACGTTCCTGTTGCATCTATTTTTTGCTGGCATAGCCTCCATTTCTCTGTGTCTTGGATTTCTTGTTTCGTTCAGCGTCGCGATCTTTGGCTACAAATGGGAACTGTCCCGCTTTTCCATGCTTGGCAACACAATGGGTATGCTTATTCTTATTTTAGCTGTTGATGCGCATCTATCTCACTTGACAGATGCGTCAAAAAACAGAATTTTTGCCTTCCTTTGTTTTTTAACCATGTTTGGTCCGCTGCTGAACAACACACTCCTTTCCTTAGGCAATTTATCTCTCCTGCTCGCACGATTTTAAAGCACGGCCTTGATCAAGGCGATGATCATCGCAAGACCTACTGCCATCGCTGGCGTGCAGGCCGGCCACCTTTCCAGTCCATGGATATGCCAAATCCGAACTGGCCGGCAAAAGCGTAACCATTCGGCACCCTCTGCAAGAAAGGCTTGGATATGAAGGCCTCTGTCAGGGCTTCGTCCCGAACCCCACCAGGGCGTTGCCCTGGACCTGCCAGGGAGCCAGCCTCCTGGACCCCGATGCAAAAGGCGATCACGGCATCGGGTGTACCCATTGCCAATGCAATGTCCCGTTGACGCGGGGCGCATCTTGAACCAGATCGGGAAACGCTCTACACTGCGACGCAGGGGGAGGTTCGTGTCCGAGCGTTTGTGGCTCGGCATGCATGAGCCACCCCGGTTGGAGCGGGTTGGACCGCCGCTGGTGGCCGGTTTGGCCGTTTGGTCAGACCGGGCACGGGAGGAAAGTCCGGGCTCCGCAGGGCAGGGCGCCGGGTAACACCCGGCGGGGGCGACCCCAGGGAAAGTGCCACAGAAAGCAAACCGCCGGCCAGGGACAACCCGCCGGTAAGGGTGAAAGGGTGCGGTAAGAGCGCACCGCGCCTCCCGGTAACGGGGGCGGCACGGTAAACCCCGCCTGGAGCAAGACCAAATAGGGGGAGGCCATGAATGGCCCATTCACTCCCCGGGTCGGTCGCTGGAGGTGGTCGGCAACGATCATCCTAGAGGAATGGCGGTCATACCGATCTCTGCGGGGAGAGAGATCGGGAGACAGAACCCGGCTTACAGACCCGCTCCGACTCCCCTCATGGCATGGAAAGTTTGAGCAGTTGCCGATTGCCCTGAAATCGTTGCGGAAGAGGTTGAAAATTTGGGGCGGTTCAATATACCCTTTCGCTTTTATCTTCTGATCGGGTTGGGTGCGGAGCCATGGCAAGGGAGTAGAGCAAGGAGATGAAAAAAAAGGGTCAACCTGCCCGTTTGTTCTCACCTCCCGAATTGAACCGGGCGTGGACCATTGCGGACTCCCTTGAGCTGTACAACGTACCCGGTTGGGGCATCGGTTTTTTTGGCGCCAATGAGCAGGGGCACCTGACCGTATCTCCTCTCCTGGACCAGGGGCCTGCGCTTGATCTTCTTAAATTGACAGAAAATATCCAAAATCGCGGCACATCACTGCCGGTTTTGATCCGATTTTCGGACATTCTGCGCGTGCGCATCCAGACCCTGCAAGCCTGTTTCCAGAAAGCCAGGGAGGAGTACGCCTATCGAGGCCGCTATATCGGCGCCTACCCGATCAAGGTCAATCAGCAACGGCAGGTGGTCGAAGAGCTTGTTGCGTTTGGTCATGATATCGATATGGGACTGGAGGCAGGCTCCCGACCGGAACTCCAGATCGTCCTGGCCCTTCTCGACAACCCGGATGCCCCGATCATCTGCAACGGGTACAAGGATGATGAGTTCATCCACCTGGCCCTGATGGGACAACAGATGGGGCGCAACATCCATGTGGTGATCGAGAAGCCCCAGGAGTTGAACAAGCTTTTGCTTATTGCCAAAGAGTTGAATATTCGCCCCAACATTGGTTTGCGCATCAAACTGGAGGCCAGCAGCATCGGCAAGTGGTGGGAAACTTCCGGTGGACTCTCCTCAAAATTTGGCTTGACCGCCATGGAAATCCTGGATGCCGTCGAAATCATCCAGGCCCAGGACATGCTGGATTGTGTGCGCCTGCTCCATTTCCATATCGGTACCCAGATTTCAAATATTCGCAAATTCAAAAACGCCCTGCGCGAGACAACCCATTTTTATGCCGAACTGCGCCGTCTCGGGTGCCAGGTCCAATATGTGGATATCGGTGGCGGTCTTGGGGTCGATTATGACGGGTCGCAAACCACCAAGGATTCGTCGGTCAACTACTCCATCCAGGAGTATGCCAACGACGTAGTGGCCTATCTGCAAGAGGTGTGCGAAATCAAGAATCTGCCCCATCCGGACATCATCTCGGAAAGTGGCCGCGCCCTGACGGCCCACCATGCCATGCTCGTTTTCAATGTCCTGGAGGTTGCCAGTTCGGTTCCATTCGATCGGCCCGTCACCCACTCCCTGAACGACGCACCGGAGATCCTTGAGCTGGCCAAGATGCTCGAAGATCTCAACGAAAAAAATGCCCTTGAGGTGTGGCACGACACCCTGCAACTCAAGGAAGATTTTCAGAAAATGTTTACCCTGGGCGCCCTGGATCTCGTGCAACGTTCCAAGGGGGAACGATTGGTGCGCCAGATCGCTTTCCGCATCGATGAACTGGCCCGCAAGATGGCCAAGCCATCCTCCGACCTCTCAACCACCACGGAATATCTGCTCGACAAATACTATTGCAACTTTTCGCTTTTTCAGTCACTCCCCGACCATTGGGCCATCGACCAGCTTTTTCCGGTTGTGCCCTTGCAGCGCCTCGATGAACGACCCTCCCGGCTGGGCACCCTGCAGGACATCACTTGCGACTCCGACGGCAGCATGGACCATTTTATCCATCGAGAGGGTGGGGCCAAGCGGTTTCTCGAACTGCATCCCCTGAAAAAGGGGGAACCCTATTTGTTGGGGGTCTTTTTGACCGGGGCTTATCAGGAGATCCTGGGCGACATGCACAATCTCTTCGGCGATACGGATGTGGTCCACGTCTCTGTGGCAACCACCGAACAGGGTTGGGAGTTCCGTCAGGTACTGGCCGGCGAACTGGTGCGGGATGTCCTGAAACATGTCTCCTACGATCCGGAAGAGCTTGTCCGCCGAGTGGGACATCTGACCCGCAAGGCCGTCAGCGAAAGAAAAGCGAACCCGGAACAGGCCCGTGCCTTCGTGCGCGCCTATGCGGCATCCCTGAATGACTATACCTACCTGGAAACGAGTTGAGCGCGTTGCCAGAGCAAGACCGGTTTGACATAGGTAACTGTTCAACACCCTCTCAAAGAAAGCCTTGACATGAAAACTTTTGTCATAGCTTCACCCCGAACCCCACCAGGACACCGTCTTAGGCCCTGCCAGGGAGCCAGCCACCTGGACCCCAATGCGTTACCAGGCGCCGAACAGTCGGCTCACTCCTTGAACTTTTCAGCCATATAGACAAAAATTTCCGGATGTTGTTGACAGCAGTTCCCCGGCAGGCCAGCCTTTTGGCAGAGGTGGCGCAGGAATTGTTCCGGATCGGGAAGTTGCTCCCACACCTGAGGCAGGAAAGTGGCGCGGCGTCCTTGCAGGGATAGGGTCACGCCGTGAATGCCGGGTTGCAGCCGGACCATCAGATCGGCAACATCCCGATAGGGAAATGGCTGGGGTGGAGTCAGAAGAGAGACTTCGATGCGTATCTCCGGGAGAACCTCGACCTTCAGAGGTGGAAAACGGGGATCCCGGGTGGCTGAAGCCACGGCATTCTCCAGCAGATCGTTCACCAGTGGGCGGTGCGCCTCCAGAGAACCGATACACCCCTGGAGTTGGCCCGCACGGGTCAGGGTGATGAAGCAAGCGCCGGGCTGTTGCAATTCGGGTTGCGCCGCGACAACGGCTGCCGGCATCAATCCCGGTTTCCCGGCCAAAACCTGCTGCAAATGGGTCCGCACCAACGTTGTCAAAGATTGGCCTTGCATGGGTTCCACTCCCTGATTTTTGGATTGCATCCTGCCCAAGCCCGCACTCTAGCAAAAATATCGACGCATGGTCATGCCTTTTCATCTGTGCCGACCACGCCAACCATCGCTGAGTTTGCCCGGCAGTTGGTATTATTCCCGGTATTTGTTCAGCACCCGACAACGCATTGGAGTCCAGGGGGCTGGCTCCCTGGCAGGGCCTTGGACGGTGTCCTGGCAGGGTTCGGGGCGAAGCCCTGACAAAGTCTTTCATATCCAGGCTTTTCTTGAAGGGGTGGTGAATAGTGATGCATTTTCAGGGTTCCACTTGTTGTCTGGGAGGTGCGCAGGTGTCCATATCGAATCGCATACTCTTGTTCATGACCGTATACCTTGTATGGGTGACACCCCTCTTCGCCGCCCATGGCCTCAGCCTGGATGGCCAGTTGAAATACCCTCCCGGTTTCGAGCGCTTTGCGTACACATCTCCGAAGGGCGTAGTCGGAGGTGAACTGGCTCTGCATGGGATCGGGGGGTTTGACAAGATGAACCCTTATACCCTGAAGGGCGACGCCCCCGATCTGTTGGGAACGTTGGTTTTTGAAACCCTGACCATCCGCTCTCTGGACGAACCCTTCTCTCAATATGGTCTGCTGGCCAAGGATATGGAAGTGGCTCCAGATGGCCTGTCTGTCGTGTACACTCTGGATCCGGCGGCACGTTTTGCCAATGGCACTCCAGTCACGGCCAACGACGTGCTCTTCTCCTTTAATGCCCTCATGTCGGAGAAGGCACATCCCCTTTATCGGAGTTACTGGCAGGATATCGAACGAGTCGAGATCGCTTCCGAGCAGGTGGTCCGTTTTCATTTTCGCCGCAAAAATCGGGAACTGCCCCTGATTGCCGGTGAAATACCGGTTTTAAGCCAAGCTGCTTTTGCCGGACGCAATTTCGACCAGGCCGATTTGACACCCCCCCTGGGATCCGGGCCTTATCGGGTAAAATCCTTTGAGACCGGCAAAAACATCACTTACGAACGGCGTGCCGACTATTGGGGATGGCATCTTCCCGTCCGCCGCAGCCAGTTCAATTTTCAACTGGTGGCGATCAAATATTTTCGGGATCCCCAGGTGGCGTTGGAGGGATTCAAGGCCGGCGTGTTCGACTTTATGGCGGAGAACAATTCCAAACAGTGGGCACGCGACCATCAGGGAGAGAAATTTGATCAGGGACGCATCGTCAAGGAGACCCTGCCACACAAAAACAGCGCCGGCATGCAAGGGTTTGTCATGAATCTGCGGCGCCCCTTTTTCAAAGATATCCGGGTGCGCAAGGCCTTCAATTTGGCCTTTGACTTCGAGTGGTCCAACCTCAATCTGTTCTACGGACAGTATACCCGGTCGGAGAGTTATTTCACCAACTCCGACATGGCGGCCAAAGACTCTCCGTCGCCAGAAGAGTTGGTCCTGCTGGAACCGCTCCGGGCACAATTGGATCCGGCGGTTTTTCAGGACGCACCGTCACCTCCGTCCACCACCCCTCCCCACTCCTTGCGCGACAATCTGCGCCAAGCCGCCACCCTGCTGCGCGAAGCGGGCTGGCGCATGGGACCGGATGGCACCCTGGTCAACGCTGAAGGCAAGCCCTTTGTGGTAGATGCCCTGCTCGGCATGCAGGCCTTTGAACGGGTGATGGCGCCTTATGCGGAAAATCTGCGTAAGCTGGGCATACGGATCAATTATCGCACCGTTGATCTCTCCTTGTATCAACACCGCCTGGAAAGTTTTGACTTCGACATGATTGTCGGTACCTTCGGCCAGTCCCTTTCGCCAGGGAATGAACAACGGGACTATTGGCACTCTTCCCAGGCCCAGGTGCCGGGGAGCCGCAACCTGATCGGCATCGAAGACCCCGCCGTGGATGCCCTGATCGATCATATCATCTACGTCAAGAATCGTCCGGCCCTGATCACAGCCTGCCGCGCCCTGGATCGGGTGTTGCGCAGCGGTTGGTACCTCGTGCCCCACTTCCATATTCCTTTGCATCGCATCAGCTACTGGAACCAATTTGACAAACCCGCCACCTTGCCGCTGTATTACACGCCGCATGACTGGCTTTTTACCTGGTGGAGAAAAGATGCCTCCGAGGGAAACAAACCGTGACCGCCTATATCTTGCGGCGGTTGTTGCTCATGTTTCCAACCCTGTTGGGCATCATGGTTCTGACTTTTGCCGTGATCCAGTTTGTACCGGGCGGGCCCGTGGAAAAAATGGTCTCCCAGCTGCAAAACCACCCCCAGGGAGAGGTGTCCGGCAGTGGGCAGCGGGGCACATACCGAGGCGGAGAGGGGTTGGATCCGGAACAGATTCGTGCCCTGAAAAAACTCTATGGCTTTGACCGGCCCGCTCCGGAACGCTTCCTCCACATGATGTGGAACTATCTCCGCTTCGAGTTTGGCGACTCCTATTATCACCACCGCCGCGTGGTGGATCTGGTGATCGACAAGTTGCCGGTATCGATTTCTCTCGGCATGTGGACCTTTTTCCTGACCTATCTGATCAGCATTCCCCTGGGCATCCGCAAGGCTGTGCGCCACGGCAGCCGCTTTGATGTGGCAACATCCACGGTGATCATGGTGGGCTACTCCATTCCAGGCTTTGTGCTGGGCATTTTGTTGATCGTCTTGTTCGGTGGCGGAAGCTTTTGGGATGTTTTCCCACTGCGCGGCCTTGTTTCGGACAACTGGGCCACCCTCCCCTGGCCGGAGCGAATCACGGATTATCTGTGGCACATGGTTTTGCCCATCGTGGCAGCCTCGGTGGGTTCCTTTGCTGTCATGACCATGCTGACGAAAAACAGTTTTCTGGAGGAAATTTCCAAACAATACGTGATGACGGCACG contains:
- a CDS encoding IS66 family transposase; the encoded protein is MKLTDHDLLQFDERYLASLEPGSLLAVSKKLLSDLKESRERLNQTPDNSSRPPSSRSPYLGIPEEGGVDSSNEHNEDVTNSSVEKGKSEKEDDDHRDGNGSGGSDSTGKSRFKKQKRKAGKQVGAPGYGRQQKIPAQREEIHKADKCVACDAVIPLDIPFAAQIGFFVLELISGTLEHPGLRLECTKHLFGDSICGCGHVTRTGPGIGERHVVEGRKDATCLSEWRLIGPMLAAFIVALNLRMRLSRPRIREFLMDWFSLELSAGTIDKCIRKAGLAVNPIYQDELIDEARQSGLINVDETPWKEKGVARWLWVFVTANTVLFFVGRRTQQVVLDILTEAYAGWLMSDGLMNYRIFSRRLRCLAHLIRKARGLAESLDAETKLFGDRTLEVLEFVVGQVRDGPDRTIFQPILSDFKWLCEWHRAETPEGKLRSLAVEFLNDWDVIWMTLEHPDLPLTNNEAERALRHWVIARLISHGTRTAEGSRVFTVLASVIETCRRRKVSPWTYLATVIAERKKGNPSPALPVPMVV
- a CDS encoding ABC transporter substrate-binding protein, translating into MTVYLVWVTPLFAAHGLSLDGQLKYPPGFERFAYTSPKGVVGGELALHGIGGFDKMNPYTLKGDAPDLLGTLVFETLTIRSLDEPFSQYGLLAKDMEVAPDGLSVVYTLDPAARFANGTPVTANDVLFSFNALMSEKAHPLYRSYWQDIERVEIASEQVVRFHFRRKNRELPLIAGEIPVLSQAAFAGRNFDQADLTPPLGSGPYRVKSFETGKNITYERRADYWGWHLPVRRSQFNFQLVAIKYFRDPQVALEGFKAGVFDFMAENNSKQWARDHQGEKFDQGRIVKETLPHKNSAGMQGFVMNLRRPFFKDIRVRKAFNLAFDFEWSNLNLFYGQYTRSESYFTNSDMAAKDSPSPEELVLLEPLRAQLDPAVFQDAPSPPSTTPPHSLRDNLRQAATLLREAGWRMGPDGTLVNAEGKPFVVDALLGMQAFERVMAPYAENLRKLGIRINYRTVDLSLYQHRLESFDFDMIVGTFGQSLSPGNEQRDYWHSSQAQVPGSRNLIGIEDPAVDALIDHIIYVKNRPALITACRALDRVLRSGWYLVPHFHIPLHRISYWNQFDKPATLPLYYTPHDWLFTWWRKDASEGNKP
- the speA gene encoding biosynthetic arginine decarboxylase, which translates into the protein MKKKGQPARLFSPPELNRAWTIADSLELYNVPGWGIGFFGANEQGHLTVSPLLDQGPALDLLKLTENIQNRGTSLPVLIRFSDILRVRIQTLQACFQKAREEYAYRGRYIGAYPIKVNQQRQVVEELVAFGHDIDMGLEAGSRPELQIVLALLDNPDAPIICNGYKDDEFIHLALMGQQMGRNIHVVIEKPQELNKLLLIAKELNIRPNIGLRIKLEASSIGKWWETSGGLSSKFGLTAMEILDAVEIIQAQDMLDCVRLLHFHIGTQISNIRKFKNALRETTHFYAELRRLGCQVQYVDIGGGLGVDYDGSQTTKDSSVNYSIQEYANDVVAYLQEVCEIKNLPHPDIISESGRALTAHHAMLVFNVLEVASSVPFDRPVTHSLNDAPEILELAKMLEDLNEKNALEVWHDTLQLKEDFQKMFTLGALDLVQRSKGERLVRQIAFRIDELARKMAKPSSDLSTTTEYLLDKYYCNFSLFQSLPDHWAIDQLFPVVPLQRLDERPSRLGTLQDITCDSDGSMDHFIHREGGAKRFLELHPLKKGEPYLLGVFLTGAYQEILGDMHNLFGDTDVVHVSVATTEQGWEFRQVLAGELVRDVLKHVSYDPEELVRRVGHLTRKAVSERKANPEQARAFVRAYAASLNDYTYLETS
- the yejB gene encoding microcin C ABC transporter permease YejB, whose product is MTAYILRRLLLMFPTLLGIMVLTFAVIQFVPGGPVEKMVSQLQNHPQGEVSGSGQRGTYRGGEGLDPEQIRALKKLYGFDRPAPERFLHMMWNYLRFEFGDSYYHHRRVVDLVIDKLPVSISLGMWTFFLTYLISIPLGIRKAVRHGSRFDVATSTVIMVGYSIPGFVLGILLIVLFGGGSFWDVFPLRGLVSDNWATLPWPERITDYLWHMVLPIVAASVGSFAVMTMLTKNSFLEEISKQYVMTARAKGLSERSVLYRHVFRNAMIPLVTGFPSSFVAAFFSGSLLIETIFSLDGLGLLGYESVINRDYPVVMATLYFYTILGLLTKLVTDLTYVLVDPRITFDRAR
- the amrA gene encoding AmmeMemoRadiSam system protein A; this encodes MQGQSLTTLVRTHLQQVLAGKPGLMPAAVVAAQPELQQPGACFITLTRAGQLQGCIGSLEAHRPLVNDLLENAVASATRDPRFPPLKVEVLPEIRIEVSLLTPPQPFPYRDVADLMVRLQPGIHGVTLSLQGRRATFLPQVWEQLPDPEQFLRHLCQKAGLPGNCCQQHPEIFVYMAEKFKE